A genomic region of Anas acuta chromosome 1, bAnaAcu1.1, whole genome shotgun sequence contains the following coding sequences:
- the HTR1F gene encoding 5-hydroxytryptamine receptor 1F, translating to MDLINSTEQNSTSAELFKWVTSKILISITLSVLALMTTAINSLVMTAIIVTRKLHHPANYLICSLAVTDFLVAVLVMPFSIVYIVKETWIMGQVVCDIWLSVDITCCTCSILHLSAIALDRYRAITDAVEYARKRTPKHAGIMIAVVWIISIFISMPPLFWRHQTTSKDDECIIKHDHIVFTIYSTFGAFYIPLALILILYYKIYKAAKTFHRRSVSRIVREEVNGQVLLDTGERSTKLASMPSTTEKTSDPLVDCDKINITVRSPRSESKHEKSWKKQRISSTRERKAATTLGLILGAFVICWLPFFVKEVVVNTCERCHISEDVSNFLAWLGYINSLINPLIYTIFNEDFKKAFQKLVRCRQYF from the coding sequence ATGGATTTAATAAActcaacagaacaaaacagtaCGTCAGCAGAACTATTCAAATGGGTGACATCCAAGATTCTCATTTCCATTACCTTGTCTGTACTTGCACTAATGACAACAGCCATCAATTCTCTTGTGATGACTGCAATAATTGTGACAAGAAAGCTCCACCACCCCGCCAACTATTTAATCTGCTCTCTTGCAGTGACTGATTTCCTTGTGGCAGTCCTAGTGATGCCCTTCAGCATTGTCTACATTGTAAAGGAGACATGGATCATGGGGCAAGTGGTGTGTGACATTTGGCTGAGCGTGGACATTACATGTTGCACATGTTCCATCTTGCATCTCTCTGCCATTGCTTTGGATCGGTACAGAGCAATCACAGATGCTGTGGAATATGCACGGAAAAGGACACCAAAGCATGCAGGTATCATGATTGCAGTGGTATGGATAATATCCATTTTTATCTCCATGCCGCCTTTGTTTTGGCGGCACCAAACAACCAGCAAGGATGATGAATGCATCATCAAACATGACCACATTGTTTTCACTATTTACTCTACGTTTGGCGCCTTCTATATCCCATTGGCCTTGATTCTGATCCTTTATTACAAGATATACAAGGCAGCAAAGACATTTCACAGAAGAAGCGTCAGCCGGATCGTCAGGGAGGAGGTAAATGGACAAGTCCTTTTGGACACAGGTGAAAGAAGCACCAAATTGGCTTCAATGCCCAGCACAACAGAAAAGACATCAGATCCACTGGTGGACTGTGATAAAATCAATATCACCGTACGAAGCCCCAGGTCTGAATCTAAGCACGAGAAGTcttggaaaaaacagagaatCTCTAGCACAAGAGAGCGAAAGGCAGCAACTACTCTGGGTCTGATCCTGGGGGCGTTTGTGATCTGCTGGCTTCctttttttgtaaaagaagTAGTTGTTAATACCTGTGAAAGATGTCACATCTCAGAAGACGTGTCTAATTTCCTAGCATGGCTGGGATATATCAATTCCCTTATTAATCCTCTAATCTACACAATCTTTAATGAAGATTTCAAGAAAGCATTCCAGAAGCTTGTGCGGTGTAGGCAATATTTCTAA